The following proteins are encoded in a genomic region of Agromyces sp. CF514:
- a CDS encoding bifunctional 2-polyprenyl-6-hydroxyphenol methylase/3-demethylubiquinol 3-O-methyltransferase UbiG, producing the protein MDDTVDRDDDTADEQQVEEFAGWVFDRFLGGMETLSIHIGSSLGLYAALRGAPATAAELSARTGIDQRYAREWLEQQATAGILDVEGGGEDDDLKFRLPAAQAEVLTDRASLGYSAPLADMFAAVALRMPDLADAYRSGRGVPWAAFGAAVRDGQGDINRPWFENELANALASVPRVHEVLSRPDAGIADVACGHGWSTIALARAYPDAIVDGFDIDAPSIEAAHEHAAGLENVTFSELRGEQLADEGEDRYDAAFVFEALHDMPDPVAVLSSIRRAVRPDGVVVVMDEAVAETFSPPGDATERVMYGYSLLICLPDSMSTPGSVATGTVMRRATLERYAREAGFSAVSILPIDGFAAFRFTLLER; encoded by the coding sequence ATGGACGACACGGTGGATCGCGACGACGACACGGCCGATGAGCAGCAGGTCGAGGAATTCGCGGGGTGGGTGTTCGACCGGTTCCTCGGTGGGATGGAGACGCTGTCCATCCACATCGGTTCCAGCCTCGGGCTCTACGCGGCGCTCCGGGGTGCGCCGGCCACGGCGGCCGAGCTCTCCGCGCGAACGGGCATCGATCAGCGGTACGCGCGCGAGTGGCTCGAGCAGCAGGCGACTGCGGGCATCCTCGACGTCGAAGGCGGCGGCGAGGACGACGACCTGAAGTTTCGTCTGCCGGCCGCGCAGGCCGAGGTGCTCACCGACCGCGCTTCGCTCGGGTACTCCGCGCCGCTGGCGGACATGTTCGCCGCGGTCGCGCTGCGCATGCCCGACCTCGCGGACGCCTACCGGTCGGGTCGAGGGGTTCCGTGGGCGGCGTTCGGCGCTGCCGTGCGCGACGGTCAGGGCGATATCAATCGCCCGTGGTTCGAGAATGAGCTTGCGAACGCGCTCGCATCCGTCCCACGCGTGCATGAGGTGCTCTCCCGACCGGATGCCGGAATCGCCGACGTCGCGTGTGGGCACGGATGGTCGACGATCGCGCTCGCCAGGGCATACCCCGACGCGATCGTCGACGGGTTCGACATCGATGCCCCCTCCATCGAGGCGGCGCACGAACATGCCGCAGGGCTCGAGAACGTGACATTCTCCGAGCTCCGAGGAGAGCAGCTCGCCGACGAGGGCGAAGACCGCTACGACGCCGCGTTCGTGTTCGAGGCATTGCACGACATGCCGGACCCCGTGGCCGTGCTCTCCTCGATCAGGCGCGCGGTCCGACCTGATGGGGTCGTCGTCGTGATGGACGAAGCCGTCGCCGAGACGTTCTCGCCTCCCGGTGACGCAACCGAGCGGGTGATGTACGGATACAGCCTGCTGATCTGCCTCCCCGACTCGATGTCGACACCGGGCTCCGTGGCGACCGGCACCGTCATGCGACGCGCGACCCTCGAACGCTATGCGCGCGAAGCAGGCTTCTCAGCAGTCAGCATCCTGCCGATCGACGGGTTCGCCGCGTTCAGGTTCACCCTCCTCGAGCGGTGA
- a CDS encoding GntR family transcriptional regulator, producing MTEIRPVEQQLSLRARVEQALSAAIISGELAPGELLTVPTLAARFDVSATPVREAMLDLESRGFVEPVRNKGFRVTTVSPEVLREIVEVRQLLEPPAMEELARRFPADELPALTALAERIVDGARTGDLRTYLESDLEFHLALTRLLGNRLLVETVADLRSRTRLVGLSDMLETKALDESAAEHLELLRHLADGDAAAARDLMHRHIHHTLGWWAGNPEGE from the coding sequence GTGACCGAGATCCGCCCCGTCGAGCAGCAGCTGAGCCTTCGCGCACGCGTCGAGCAGGCGCTGTCGGCGGCGATCATCTCAGGCGAGCTCGCGCCCGGCGAACTGCTCACGGTGCCGACGCTCGCCGCACGGTTCGACGTGTCGGCCACGCCCGTGCGCGAGGCGATGCTCGATCTCGAGAGCCGCGGATTCGTCGAGCCCGTGCGCAACAAGGGCTTCCGCGTCACGACCGTGAGCCCCGAGGTGCTGCGCGAGATCGTCGAGGTGCGCCAACTGCTCGAGCCACCCGCAATGGAGGAGCTCGCGCGACGGTTCCCGGCCGACGAGCTGCCCGCCCTGACGGCGCTCGCCGAGCGCATCGTCGACGGTGCCCGCACCGGCGACCTGCGCACGTACCTCGAGTCCGACCTCGAGTTCCACCTCGCGCTCACCAGGCTGCTCGGCAACCGGCTGCTCGTCGAGACGGTCGCCGACCTGCGCTCGCGCACCCGGCTGGTCGGGCTCTCGGACATGCTCGAGACGAAGGCGCTCGACGAATCCGCGGCCGAGCACCTCGAGCTGCTGCGGCACCTCGCCGACGGCGACGCCGCGGCCGCGCGCGACCTCATGCACCGTCACATCCACCACACGCTGGGCTGGTGGGCGGGTAACCCCGAAGGGGAGTAG
- a CDS encoding DUF1801 domain-containing protein has protein sequence MASSEKGAGVPDDATEVRPDFELPEAMTGRASPAKAAVGDEPVFAYIASLPQPQRGIAEAVDVLAAETLPNLHRAVKWGMAYYGVGEGWCFSCGGFAGDVKLMFINGATLLDPVPPVVPVGMGKATRGVEFRTKADMDRGQIAAWMRQVTSVPGMGGSRRR, from the coding sequence ATGGCCAGCAGCGAGAAGGGCGCAGGCGTTCCAGACGACGCAACGGAAGTCCGGCCGGACTTCGAGTTGCCGGAGGCCATGACCGGGAGGGCGAGCCCCGCGAAGGCGGCCGTGGGAGATGAGCCGGTGTTCGCCTACATCGCCAGTCTCCCGCAACCACAGCGTGGCATCGCCGAGGCCGTCGATGTGCTGGCTGCCGAGACGCTGCCCAACCTCCACAGGGCGGTGAAGTGGGGGATGGCCTACTACGGAGTCGGCGAGGGGTGGTGCTTCAGCTGTGGCGGCTTCGCCGGCGACGTGAAGCTCATGTTCATCAACGGAGCGACGCTGCTCGATCCGGTGCCGCCGGTGGTCCCGGTGGGAATGGGCAAGGCGACGCGGGGCGTGGAATTCCGCACGAAAGCAGACATGGACCGGGGTCAGATCGCCGCATGGATGAGACAGGTCACCTCCGTTCCGGGCATGGGCGGCAGCAGGAGACGGTAG
- a CDS encoding aminopeptidase P family protein gives MNEPGTLTHEHADAAPAAASMPTPEARDPRLPRLREVPAFLEYMATGWEAPDRTPPVEPGVAAATAAHRARLSAALPGRTIVVESGRAPVRANDTYYGFRPDSDFFWLSGCDAEDAVVVLTPAGSGHDATLFVPSPAYPGDPDFFANAAHGELWVGSAPGASDWAAALDVEVQPLERLADLVRPSDDVLRFGTANSEHAALRGIRRSPELGRVLAELRMIKDDWEVGELRRAVDATVEGFRSVIREIPNAIEWGGERWLQGTFDRHARTFGNGPGYSTIVGSAEHAPTLHWVRCDGPVKRDELLLLDMGVEARSLYTADVTRTFPASGTFSTAQREVHDLVERSHRAGLAAVGPGRQWSDFHTASMEVIAHGLADWGLLPVSVDEALSPEGQHHRRYLVCGVGHHLGLDVHDCAHSSYEAYQQAPMAPGMVLTVEPGLYFHAFDTTLPPELRGIGVRLEDDILVTATGSEVLSAALPIDAAGIEQWMRTQ, from the coding sequence ATGAACGAACCGGGCACGCTCACGCACGAGCACGCCGACGCCGCGCCAGCAGCAGCCTCCATGCCGACGCCCGAGGCGCGCGATCCGCGCCTGCCGCGCCTGCGCGAGGTGCCCGCGTTCCTCGAGTACATGGCGACCGGGTGGGAGGCTCCCGACCGCACGCCACCCGTCGAACCCGGCGTCGCCGCGGCAACCGCCGCCCATCGGGCGCGCCTGAGCGCCGCGCTGCCCGGCCGCACCATCGTCGTCGAGTCCGGCCGCGCGCCCGTGCGCGCGAACGACACGTACTACGGCTTCCGGCCCGACAGCGACTTCTTCTGGCTGAGCGGATGCGACGCCGAAGACGCCGTCGTCGTGCTGACGCCCGCGGGGTCGGGCCACGACGCCACCCTGTTCGTGCCGTCGCCCGCCTACCCTGGCGACCCCGACTTCTTCGCGAACGCCGCGCACGGCGAGCTCTGGGTCGGATCCGCGCCCGGCGCGTCAGACTGGGCCGCCGCCCTCGACGTCGAGGTGCAGCCGCTCGAGCGGCTGGCCGACCTCGTGCGGCCGAGCGACGACGTGCTGCGGTTCGGCACGGCGAACTCGGAGCATGCGGCCCTCCGCGGTATCCGCCGCTCACCTGAGCTCGGCCGAGTGCTCGCCGAGCTCCGCATGATCAAGGACGACTGGGAGGTCGGCGAGCTGCGCCGCGCGGTCGACGCGACGGTCGAGGGGTTCCGCAGCGTCATCCGCGAGATCCCGAACGCGATCGAGTGGGGCGGCGAGCGCTGGCTGCAGGGCACGTTCGACCGGCACGCCCGCACGTTCGGCAACGGCCCGGGCTACTCGACGATCGTCGGATCGGCCGAGCACGCGCCGACCCTGCACTGGGTGCGCTGCGACGGCCCGGTGAAGCGCGACGAGCTGCTGCTGCTCGACATGGGCGTGGAGGCGCGCAGCCTCTACACGGCCGACGTCACGCGCACGTTCCCGGCCTCCGGAACGTTCAGCACCGCCCAGCGCGAGGTGCACGACCTGGTCGAGCGTTCGCACCGCGCCGGGCTCGCCGCCGTCGGCCCGGGCCGCCAGTGGAGCGACTTCCACACCGCCTCGATGGAGGTCATCGCGCATGGCCTCGCCGACTGGGGGCTGCTGCCAGTGTCGGTCGACGAGGCGCTCTCGCCCGAGGGGCAGCACCACCGCCGCTACCTGGTGTGCGGCGTCGGCCACCACCTCGGGCTCGACGTGCACGACTGCGCGCACTCGAGCTACGAGGCGTACCAGCAGGCCCCGATGGCACCCGGCATGGTGCTGACCGTCGAGCCCGGCCTCTACTTCCACGCGTTCGACACGACCCTGCCGCCCGAGCTGCGCGGCATCGGTGTTCGCCTCGAGGACGACATCCTGGTCACGGCCACCGGTTCCGAGGTGCTGTCGGCGGCGCTGCCGATCGACGCGGCCGGCATTGAGCAGTGGATGCGGACGCAGTGA